In the genome of Chryseobacterium oryzae, one region contains:
- a CDS encoding stage II sporulation protein M: MREVYFIKQNKEKWLGIEQVIQGKIKKNPDDLSSLYINLINDLSFAQSYYPKSNTTVYLNHLSSQIFQKIYKTKRIEENRLLYFFKTEVPMIVFEYRRYLLYSFIFFFSFMLIGVLSAIYDKDFANLILSEGYVNMTIENIKNGNPVGVYQEGSTWGSTIGITFNNIIVGAKLYLYGIFLGVGTFFVLMQNSIMVGTFQYFFYEHGALADSARGIWLHGAFEIFSMIVEGMCGLILGASILFPRTLSRFNSFKNGFKNSFKIFLSTIPFTICAGIIEGNVTRHALKMPLALNLIIIFGCLGIISFYYFFYPAIVNKKIKKQIKNAII, encoded by the coding sequence ATGAGAGAAGTTTATTTCATCAAACAAAATAAAGAAAAATGGTTGGGAATTGAGCAGGTTATTCAGGGTAAAATCAAAAAAAATCCTGATGATTTGTCATCTTTGTATATTAACCTTATCAACGATTTGTCTTTTGCCCAATCTTATTATCCCAAAAGCAATACTACGGTTTATCTGAATCATTTATCTTCTCAGATTTTTCAGAAAATTTATAAAACAAAAAGGATCGAAGAAAACAGACTTCTGTATTTTTTTAAAACTGAAGTTCCTATGATTGTATTTGAATACAGACGATATTTATTGTATTCTTTTATTTTTTTCTTTTCCTTCATGCTCATCGGTGTTCTTTCGGCAATATATGATAAAGATTTTGCCAATCTTATTTTAAGTGAAGGTTATGTAAATATGACCATAGAAAACATTAAAAATGGAAATCCTGTAGGAGTATATCAGGAAGGTTCTACGTGGGGAAGCACCATTGGTATCACTTTTAACAATATTATTGTGGGAGCCAAACTTTATCTTTACGGAATTTTTCTTGGAGTGGGAACATTCTTCGTCCTGATGCAGAATTCTATTATGGTAGGTACATTTCAGTATTTTTTCTATGAACATGGTGCTTTGGCAGACAGTGCAAGAGGAATTTGGCTTCATGGAGCTTTTGAAATTTTCAGTATGATTGTAGAAGGGATGTGCGGGTTAATTTTGGGAGCTTCAATTTTATTTCCGAGAACATTATCAAGATTTAATTCATTCAAAAACGGATTTAAAAATTCATTCAAAATATTTTTAAGTACAATTCCATTTACCATTTGTGCAGGAATTATAGAAGGTAATGTAACAAGACATGCATTAAAAATGCCTTTAGCCTTAAATCTTATTATTATTTTCGGATGTCTGGGAATCATCAGCTTTTATTACTTTTTTTACCCAGCAATCGTTAACAAAAAAATTAAAAAACAAATTAAAAATGCAATTATTTAA
- a CDS encoding RDD family protein, translating into MSQIAINTSQNVNINFNVASIGERILAYIIDGAIKAAYLFTVFYLFFSVLNLGYILDGMDNWSQATVYIVLTLPVSLYPIVFESLMEGQTPGKKIVKIRVVKIDGYQASFGDYLIRWVFRLVDTSLLGIIGLVSMIVSKNNQRLGDIASGTAVISLKNQINISHTILENIQENYIPTFPQVIGLTDNDMRIIKDNYLKALKIDDRHVISRLSDKIKSILKIEFDSTKMTERQFIGIVIKDYNYYTGKDN; encoded by the coding sequence ATGTCTCAAATTGCGATAAATACCTCTCAAAATGTAAATATTAATTTCAATGTAGCAAGCATTGGAGAAAGAATTTTGGCGTACATTATCGACGGTGCGATAAAAGCGGCTTACCTTTTTACTGTATTTTATTTATTTTTCAGCGTTCTCAATCTGGGATATATTTTAGATGGCATGGATAACTGGTCTCAAGCAACTGTTTATATTGTTTTAACACTTCCGGTTTCCCTCTACCCTATTGTTTTTGAATCTCTGATGGAAGGACAGACTCCGGGAAAAAAAATAGTAAAAATACGGGTGGTGAAAATAGACGGTTACCAAGCAAGTTTTGGCGATTATCTTATCCGATGGGTTTTCAGATTGGTAGATACTTCCCTTTTGGGAATTATCGGGTTGGTTTCTATGATTGTTTCTAAAAACAACCAAAGATTGGGAGACATCGCTTCCGGAACGGCAGTAATTTCTTTAAAAAATCAAATCAATATTTCTCATACTATTTTAGAAAACATTCAGGAGAACTACATTCCTACTTTTCCGCAGGTTATTGGCTTAACAGATAATGACATGAGAATTATTAAAGACAATTACCTAAAAGCATTAAAAATAGATGACAGACACGTTATCTCCAGACTTTCGGATAAAATTAAAAGCATTTTGAAAATTGAATTCGATTCTACCAAAATGACCGAAAGACAATTTATAGGAATCGTTATAAAAGATTACAATTATTATACAGGGAAAGACAATTAA
- a CDS encoding OmpA family protein yields the protein MKNLKLGISALALTVASTVFAQTTNNPWMIGVGAHAENHLAQGSNFSNTFSATNLTKTMFNTSNFSITPPLSKLTVARNIGKGFVIDWQTTVGNVENKRFNMGKEFFLQTGLGLQVKAAGILWNEESWFDPYLRVGANYLRHDHTSLSFPRTDANGVYVLNGENGNEMGKANFFSVATGAGLNLWLTKNFGLGVQGDYVSTPGDKSNVANFWQASASLNFRFGNRDRDKDGILDKDDLCPDTPGLPEFQGCPDTDGDGVPDKDDQCPEVPGPVENNGCPWPDTDGDGVIDKDDACPTVAGPAENNGCPWPDTDGDGILDKDDACPTVPGLPEFNGCPPPPKPEPVEVVITREFKDLLFDFNKATIRPESSGKLDNAAKIIKDAPAQNFIIVGMTDAKGSVAYNLNLSRQRAAAVVSALEARGVNGNYLKSIGIGSQEATQPATASDADRLVDRKVVVRAISGADWDTYKKNDLPVKKTSGKKKVSTKKRK from the coding sequence ATGAAAAATCTAAAATTAGGAATTTCAGCATTGGCGCTTACTGTCGCTTCTACTGTGTTCGCTCAGACTACCAACAATCCGTGGATGATCGGAGTTGGTGCTCACGCGGAAAATCACCTTGCACAGGGAAGTAATTTCAGTAATACATTCTCTGCTACAAATTTGACGAAGACTATGTTCAATACGAGCAACTTCTCAATCACTCCACCATTGTCTAAATTAACTGTTGCCAGAAATATTGGTAAAGGTTTTGTAATTGACTGGCAGACTACTGTTGGTAATGTTGAAAACAAGAGATTCAACATGGGGAAAGAATTTTTCCTACAAACAGGTCTTGGTTTACAGGTGAAAGCTGCAGGTATTCTTTGGAACGAAGAATCTTGGTTTGACCCTTACTTAAGAGTTGGTGCTAACTATTTAAGACACGATCATACTTCTCTTTCTTTCCCAAGAACTGATGCTAATGGTGTTTACGTTTTAAATGGAGAGAACGGAAATGAAATGGGTAAAGCAAACTTCTTTAGCGTTGCTACTGGTGCTGGTCTTAACCTTTGGTTAACTAAAAACTTCGGTTTAGGTGTACAAGGTGATTATGTATCAACTCCAGGAGACAAATCTAATGTTGCTAACTTCTGGCAAGCTTCTGCTTCTTTGAACTTTAGATTCGGGAACAGAGATAGAGATAAAGATGGTATCTTAGACAAAGACGATTTGTGTCCAGATACTCCAGGTTTACCAGAATTCCAAGGATGTCCTGATACAGATGGAGATGGAGTTCCAGATAAAGACGATCAATGTCCAGAAGTTCCTGGTCCAGTTGAAAACAATGGTTGTCCTTGGCCAGATACAGATGGTGACGGTGTAATCGACAAAGATGATGCTTGTCCTACAGTAGCAGGTCCTGCTGAAAACAACGGTTGTCCTTGGCCAGACACAGATGGTGATGGTATCTTAGACAAAGATGATGCATGTCCTACAGTTCCTGGTTTACCAGAATTCAACGGATGTCCTCCTCCACCAAAACCAGAGCCTGTTGAAGTAGTAATAACAAGAGAATTCAAAGATTTATTATTTGATTTCAACAAAGCTACAATTAGACCGGAATCTAGTGGAAAATTAGATAACGCGGCTAAAATTATTAAAGATGCTCCAGCTCAAAACTTCATTATCGTTGGTATGACTGATGCTAAAGGTTCAGTTGCTTACAACCTAAACTTATCTAGACAAAGAGCTGCTGCTGTAGTTTCTGCTTTAGAAGCTAGAGGTGTTAACGGTAATTATCTTAAATCTATTGGTATTGGATCGCAAGAGGCTACTCAGCCAGCTACAGCATCTGATGCAGATAGATTAGTAGACAGAAAAGTTGTTGTAAGAGCAATTTCTGGTGCTGACTGGGATACTTACAAGAAAAATGACTTGCCAGTGAAAAAAACTTCAGGTAAGAAAAAAGTTTCCACTAAAAAAAGAAAATAA
- a CDS encoding UDP-2,3-diacylglucosamine diphosphatase, whose translation MKRDVELVVISDVHLGTYGCKAKELLRYLNSIQPKTLVLNGDIIDIWQFKKSYFPKPHLKIIKKIISLATKSTDVYYITGNHDEFFRKFTDFELGKLKVCNKLCLTVNNKKAWMFHGDVFDASVQHSKWIAKLGGKGYDLLIIINNLVNWFLEKLGKEKYSFSKKIKNNVKKAVKYIGDFELTASELAIDNNYDYVICGHIHQPQIREVANKKGSCTYLNSGDWIENLSALEFHNNEWKIFYYEDHKHILKEDDSEEIREINNSDLMKIVTQFT comes from the coding sequence ATGAAACGAGATGTTGAATTGGTTGTAATTTCGGATGTCCACTTAGGAACTTATGGATGTAAGGCTAAAGAACTTTTGCGGTATCTCAATTCTATTCAACCGAAAACACTGGTTTTAAATGGTGATATTATAGATATTTGGCAGTTCAAAAAGTCTTACTTCCCTAAGCCTCATCTAAAGATTATTAAAAAAATAATCTCTTTAGCTACTAAAAGTACCGATGTTTACTACATAACCGGTAATCATGATGAATTTTTCAGAAAATTTACAGATTTTGAGCTTGGAAAACTTAAAGTCTGCAATAAATTGTGTCTGACTGTAAATAACAAAAAAGCCTGGATGTTTCACGGCGATGTTTTCGATGCTTCCGTTCAGCATTCTAAGTGGATTGCAAAACTGGGGGGTAAAGGATATGATCTTCTTATTATCATCAACAATTTGGTGAATTGGTTTCTAGAGAAATTAGGCAAAGAGAAATATTCTTTCTCAAAGAAAATTAAAAACAACGTAAAAAAAGCAGTAAAATATATAGGTGATTTCGAGCTCACTGCTTCCGAACTTGCTATTGATAACAATTATGATTATGTAATCTGCGGACATATCCATCAACCTCAAATACGTGAAGTTGCCAATAAAAAAGGTTCTTGTACTTATCTCAATTCAGGAGACTGGATAGAAAATCTTTCAGCTTTGGAATTTCATAATAACGAATGGAAAATTTTCTATTATGAAGATCATAAACACATACTGAAAGAAGATGATTCTGAGGAAATCCGAGAAATCAACAATAGCGATTTAATGAAAATAGTAACCCAGTTTACATAA
- the smpB gene encoding SsrA-binding protein SmpB codes for MKIEKTVRILNKRARFEYEILEEIEAGMVLTGTEIKSLRSSKASITESFCQFIDGELYIINMMIDEYKLGTFYNHKTKRERKLLLHKKELAKFEKKLKDAGNTIVPLKLYINDNGKAKILIALARGKKLFDKREAIKDRENKRNLSRILKKS; via the coding sequence ATGAAGATTGAAAAAACCGTAAGAATACTTAATAAAAGAGCTCGATTTGAGTATGAAATTTTAGAAGAAATAGAGGCAGGTATGGTCTTGACGGGTACAGAAATAAAATCTTTGCGTTCTTCCAAGGCTTCTATTACAGAATCGTTCTGTCAGTTTATTGATGGGGAATTGTATATTATAAATATGATGATTGATGAGTATAAATTAGGTACTTTTTACAACCACAAAACAAAAAGGGAACGAAAGTTGCTGTTGCACAAAAAGGAATTGGCAAAATTCGAAAAAAAGCTGAAAGATGCAGGGAATACGATTGTTCCTTTAAAGCTTTATATTAATGATAACGGTAAGGCTAAAATATTGATAGCCTTAGCAAGAGGAAAAAAACTCTTCGATAAAAGGGAAGCCATTAAAGATAGAGAAAATAAAAGAAACCTCAGTAGAATATTAAAGAAAAGTTAA
- a CDS encoding glycosyltransferase family protein: MKVLYAFQGTGNGHVARAQEIIPILKKYASVDTLISGHQSQLKADFPIDFSHRGISLLYNKKGGISYKKILFQNNYLQAFKTIKNINLSQYDLIINDYEPLTGWASKLRNLNMIELSHQASMSFEETPKPLKKDFFGELILEYYVPSERKIGFHFENYHPQIKKPVIRHKIRNLNPQKKGFYLVYLPSFSDENIFKVLNEIPVEWKVFSKNRLSYERNKNIEFFPVDEVEYLKNFENCDGILCNAGFETPAEALFMDKKLFVIPIHNQYEQECNAAALDLMGVSNSKILCKNEIEKWLNSQLHFKVDYPDDIENILLKDVLAL; the protein is encoded by the coding sequence ATGAAAGTTTTGTATGCTTTTCAGGGAACGGGGAACGGACATGTGGCAAGAGCACAAGAAATTATCCCTATTCTTAAAAAATATGCATCGGTAGATACATTAATAAGCGGACATCAGTCGCAGTTGAAAGCAGATTTTCCCATAGATTTTTCTCACAGAGGTATTTCGTTGCTTTATAATAAAAAAGGCGGTATTTCCTATAAAAAAATTCTTTTCCAAAATAATTATCTTCAAGCATTCAAAACGATAAAAAACATCAATCTCAGTCAGTATGATTTAATCATCAACGATTATGAACCTCTCACAGGATGGGCTTCTAAGCTAAGGAATTTGAATATGATTGAATTGAGTCACCAAGCTTCAATGAGTTTTGAAGAAACTCCCAAACCTCTAAAAAAGGATTTTTTCGGAGAACTGATTCTTGAATATTATGTTCCAAGTGAACGAAAAATAGGTTTTCATTTTGAAAACTATCATCCTCAAATAAAAAAACCGGTAATACGACATAAAATCAGGAATTTGAATCCACAAAAAAAAGGATTCTATTTGGTGTATTTGCCTAGTTTTTCAGATGAGAATATTTTTAAAGTACTCAATGAAATTCCAGTAGAATGGAAAGTTTTTTCGAAAAACAGATTGTCTTACGAAAGAAATAAAAATATAGAATTTTTCCCAGTTGATGAAGTAGAATATCTCAAAAATTTCGAGAATTGCGATGGTATTTTATGCAACGCAGGTTTCGAAACTCCTGCTGAAGCATTGTTTATGGATAAAAAATTATTTGTAATTCCTATTCATAACCAATATGAACAAGAATGCAATGCGGCAGCATTAGATTTGATGGGAGTGTCGAATTCGAAAATTTTATGTAAAAATGAAATTGAAAAATGGCTCAATTCTCAACTTCATTTTAAAGTAGATTATCCTGATGATATTGAAAATATTCTTCTGAAAGATGTTTTAGCTCTGTAA
- a CDS encoding GNAT family N-acetyltransferase, whose amino-acid sequence MKFENNKSGNGGVITLSNEIKEVGRLTYTIFPDQHKLIISFVLVHPEFEGRGMGKFLVEEAIKFSRENNWKVYPHCSYARAVMRRMNDVEDIFLQS is encoded by the coding sequence ATGAAATTCGAAAATAACAAATCCGGAAATGGCGGAGTTATCACGCTAAGCAATGAAATAAAAGAAGTTGGGAGATTAACGTACACTATTTTCCCTGATCAGCATAAGCTAATTATCTCCTTTGTTTTGGTGCATCCAGAATTTGAAGGTCGGGGAATGGGGAAATTTTTAGTAGAAGAGGCTATTAAATTTTCAAGAGAAAACAATTGGAAAGTATATCCGCACTGTTCTTACGCCAGAGCCGTAATGAGAAGAATGAACGATGTGGAAGATATTTTTTTACAGAGCTAA
- a CDS encoding YebC/PmpR family DNA-binding transcriptional regulator, with protein sequence MGRAFEYRKASKMARWDKMAKTFSKIGKDIALAVKAGGPDPESNPALRRCIQNAKGANMPKDNVERAIKKASGADAENYEEITYEGYGQGGVAFFVECTTNNTTRTVANVRAVFNKFDGNLGKNGELAFIFDRKGIFTIDLSKITMDWDDFEMEMIDGGAEDVEKDDEEVMVTTAFEDFGSLSHKLDELGIEAKSAELQRIPNNTKEVSEEQFKANMKMLERFEEDDDVQNVYHNMEITDEHLESL encoded by the coding sequence ATGGGAAGAGCGTTTGAATATAGAAAAGCCTCTAAAATGGCTCGTTGGGATAAAATGGCTAAAACTTTTTCTAAAATAGGAAAAGATATCGCATTGGCTGTAAAAGCAGGTGGTCCTGATCCGGAATCTAATCCGGCGTTAAGAAGATGCATACAAAATGCAAAAGGGGCAAATATGCCGAAAGATAACGTAGAAAGAGCCATTAAAAAAGCTAGTGGTGCCGATGCCGAGAATTATGAAGAAATTACCTATGAAGGTTATGGACAAGGGGGTGTTGCATTTTTTGTGGAATGTACAACCAACAATACAACCAGAACAGTTGCTAATGTAAGGGCTGTTTTCAATAAGTTTGATGGCAATCTTGGCAAGAACGGAGAGCTTGCATTCATTTTCGATAGAAAAGGTATTTTTACAATCGACTTATCCAAAATCACTATGGATTGGGACGATTTTGAAATGGAAATGATTGATGGTGGCGCTGAAGATGTTGAAAAAGATGATGAAGAAGTAATGGTTACTACAGCTTTTGAAGATTTTGGTTCGCTTTCTCATAAATTGGACGAATTGGGTATCGAAGCTAAAAGTGCAGAGTTGCAAAGAATTCCTAACAATACAAAAGAGGTTTCTGAAGAGCAGTTTAAGGCAAATATGAAAATGCTGGAGCGTTTTGAAGAAGACGATGATGTACAAAACGTATATCACAATATGGAAATTACAGATGAGCATTTAGAATCTCTGTAA
- a CDS encoding ABC-F family ATP-binding cassette domain-containing protein, translating into MLTVSNLSLQFGKRVLFDEVNIMFTKGNCYGIIGANGAGKSTFLKILTGKQDPTTGHVSLEPGKRMSVLEQDHFAYDQYTVLEAVLRGNKKLFEIKEEMDALYAKEDFSDEDGIKAGELGVIYDEMGGWTAESDAQTMLSNVGITDDMHWQLMSELENKDKVKVLLAQALFGNPDVLILDEPTNDLDIDTISWLEDFLADYENTVIVVSHDRHFLDTVCTHIGDLDYAKLNLYTGNYSFWYQASQLATRQRAQANKKAEEKKKELQDFIARFSSNVAKAKQATARKKMIDKLNIDDIKPSSRRYPAIIFEMEREAGDQILDVKGLEKTKDGELLFSNIDLNLKKGDKVAVLSKNSLAITEFFEILAGNTEADKGSIAWGVTTNQSHMPLDNTNFFQEDLSLVDWLRQFTKNDEERHEEFVRGFLGRMLFSGDEALKSCKVLSGGEKMRCMFSRMMLQKANVLLLDEPTNHLDLESITTLNNSLSNFKGNILLASHDHEMLSTVCNRIIELTPKGIIDREMTYDEYLADKKVKELREKMYS; encoded by the coding sequence ATGTTAACAGTATCTAACTTATCTTTACAATTCGGGAAAAGAGTTCTTTTTGACGAGGTGAACATTATGTTTACGAAAGGAAACTGCTACGGAATTATCGGAGCAAATGGAGCAGGAAAGTCTACATTCCTTAAAATATTAACCGGAAAGCAAGATCCAACCACTGGGCATGTTTCGCTGGAACCAGGAAAAAGAATGTCGGTTTTAGAGCAGGATCACTTTGCTTATGACCAATATACGGTGCTTGAAGCGGTTTTGAGAGGTAACAAGAAATTATTCGAGATAAAAGAAGAAATGGATGCGCTTTATGCGAAAGAAGATTTTTCTGATGAAGACGGGATTAAAGCAGGTGAACTTGGTGTAATATACGATGAAATGGGAGGATGGACTGCAGAATCTGATGCGCAAACCATGCTTTCTAACGTTGGTATTACAGACGATATGCACTGGCAATTAATGAGCGAACTTGAAAACAAAGACAAAGTAAAAGTTCTACTTGCTCAGGCACTTTTCGGAAATCCGGATGTACTTATTCTTGATGAGCCTACGAACGACTTGGATATTGATACAATTTCTTGGCTAGAAGATTTCTTAGCAGATTATGAAAATACCGTAATCGTTGTATCTCACGACCGTCACTTCCTAGATACGGTTTGTACACACATCGGCGACTTAGATTATGCTAAACTAAATCTTTACACAGGTAACTATTCTTTCTGGTATCAGGCTTCGCAATTAGCAACTAGACAAAGAGCTCAGGCTAATAAAAAAGCAGAAGAGAAAAAGAAAGAACTTCAGGATTTTATTGCACGATTCAGTTCTAACGTTGCAAAAGCTAAACAGGCAACGGCAAGAAAAAAAATGATCGATAAATTAAATATCGACGATATTAAGCCATCTTCAAGAAGATATCCTGCCATTATTTTTGAAATGGAAAGAGAAGCAGGTGACCAAATTTTAGATGTTAAAGGTTTAGAAAAAACAAAAGATGGAGAATTATTGTTTTCAAACATCGATTTAAATCTTAAGAAAGGCGATAAAGTTGCTGTTTTGTCTAAAAACTCATTAGCAATTACCGAATTTTTCGAAATTTTAGCTGGAAATACCGAAGCCGATAAAGGAAGCATTGCTTGGGGAGTTACCACCAACCAGTCTCACATGCCTTTGGATAACACCAACTTCTTTCAGGAAGATTTAAGTTTGGTAGATTGGTTAAGACAATTCACGAAAAATGATGAAGAGCGTCACGAAGAATTCGTAAGAGGATTTTTGGGAAGAATGCTTTTCTCTGGAGATGAGGCTTTAAAATCTTGTAAAGTGCTTTCGGGAGGAGAAAAAATGAGATGTATGTTCAGTAGAATGATGCTTCAGAAAGCAAATGTTCTTTTACTAGATGAACCTACCAACCATTTAGACCTTGAGAGTATTACTACTTTGAACAACTCTTTGTCTAACTTCAAAGGAAATATTTTACTGGCTTCTCATGACCACGAAATGCTTTCCACAGTCTGTAACAGAATTATCGAACTGACTCCAAAAGGAATTATCGACAGAGAAATGACTTACGATGAATATCTAGCCGATAAAAAGGTAAAAGAATTAAGAGAAAAAATGTATTCTTAA
- a CDS encoding DUF4013 domain-containing protein, with translation MQLFKKRDFGTFISDTFSFFRLYGKNYFKNYILLNGLLLILLVLIFIFGYKELFMQAFASNKGGESYYFESYFQENLGIFIITGIITFIVFMALMIINYLYPVFYMKKLAQGQKNIKVDDIMSEFKANAGKIGKLLLGLIFIVTPLSLIVVGISYALILIIIGIFLLLLVLPVMINVINFLMFDYFNSSRGFFASLSYSIRSQFSYSNAREGSPFWKYWGATLVIYIIIYVITTVFTMIPMIFFMVKLTTSAPDGSFEQNPFSGGFGILLFVTYGVSLLFSFLLSNLMYVNSGLMYFDSRRDLHQQVDLQEIDTIGINE, from the coding sequence ATGCAATTATTTAAAAAAAGAGATTTTGGAACTTTTATAAGCGATACCTTTTCGTTTTTCAGACTTTACGGGAAAAATTATTTTAAAAATTATATTCTCCTCAATGGTCTTTTGCTAATTCTGTTGGTGCTTATTTTTATTTTTGGATACAAAGAGCTCTTCATGCAGGCTTTTGCATCTAATAAAGGGGGTGAAAGTTATTATTTTGAAAGTTATTTTCAGGAAAATTTAGGCATTTTTATTATTACGGGGATTATTACGTTCATTGTATTTATGGCGTTAATGATTATTAATTACCTGTACCCTGTGTTTTACATGAAAAAACTTGCACAAGGACAGAAAAACATTAAAGTGGACGATATCATGTCTGAGTTTAAAGCCAATGCAGGGAAAATAGGAAAACTATTGTTGGGATTAATTTTTATTGTGACGCCGTTGTCATTAATCGTAGTCGGAATTTCTTATGCTTTAATTCTTATTATCATTGGTATTTTTCTTCTCTTGCTGGTATTACCGGTGATGATTAATGTTATCAATTTCCTGATGTTCGATTACTTCAACAGTTCGAGAGGATTTTTTGCAAGTTTAAGCTATAGTATCCGTTCGCAGTTTTCTTATTCTAATGCCCGAGAAGGTTCACCATTTTGGAAATATTGGGGAGCTACACTGGTAATCTACATTATCATTTACGTAATTACGACTGTTTTTACGATGATTCCTATGATATTTTTCATGGTAAAACTTACGACTTCTGCACCAGATGGTAGTTTTGAGCAAAATCCGTTTTCCGGAGGATTTGGAATTCTTCTGTTTGTAACGTATGGGGTTTCTCTTCTTTTTTCATTTCTTCTTTCCAATTTAATGTATGTAAATTCGGGATTAATGTATTTCGACAGCCGTAGAGATCTTCATCAGCAAGTCGATTTGCAGGAAATAGATACTATCGGAATTAATGAATAA